Proteins encoded within one genomic window of Triticum aestivum cultivar Chinese Spring chromosome 2D, IWGSC CS RefSeq v2.1, whole genome shotgun sequence:
- the LOC123054247 gene encoding carotenoid cleavage dioxygenase 7, chloroplastic has protein sequence MAVCAIATMHAVVHHHPPSLHVPPPRRLARAAVRGTAGATTAAATEPDTLSKAFWDYNLLFRSQRAETSAPVQLRVTEGAIPPDFPAGTYYLAGPGMFSDDHGSIVHPLDGHGYLRSFRFHPDDGVHYAARYVETAAKTEEKGDGASWRFTHRGPFSVLQGGHRVGNVKVMKNVANTSVLWWGGRLLCLWEGGMPYELDPKTLETVGPFDLLALGDRADGAAPARRRLGHRRRPWLAEAGLDVATRLLRPVLSGVFSMPPKRLLAHYKVDPKRNRLLMVACNAEDMLLPRANFTFYEFDAGFRLVQKREFVLPAHLMIHDWAFTDSHYVVLGNRIRLDIPGSMLAMTGTHPMIAALTLDPGRQTTPVYLLPRSTEAVASGRDWTVPVEAPSQMWSLHVGNAFEEDNARGGLDLHLHMSGCSYDWFHFHRMFGYNWKNKKLDPAFMNAVKTKEMLPRLVKVAIELDKRGGAYRRCSVKRLSDQWNRPADFPAINPGYANKRNRFIYAGAASGSRKLLPYFPFDSVVKVDVSNGSARRWSSEGRKFVGEPVFIPTGGGEEDHGYVLLVEYAVSEDRCNLVVLDARKIGKRGALVAKLEVPKHLTFPMGFHGFWADK, from the exons ATGGCGGTATGCGCGATCGCAACCATGCACGCCGTCGTGCACCACCACCCCCCTAGCCTCCAcgtcccgccgccgcgccggctcGCCCGCGCGGCCGTCCGCGGCACGGCCGGCGCCACCACCGCGGCGGCGACGGAGCCAGACACGTTGTCGAAGGCGTTCTGGGACTACAACCTCCTCTTCCGGTCGCAGCGCGCCGAGACGTCCGCCCCCGTGCAGCTCCGCGTCACCGAGGGCGCCATCCCGCCGGACTTCCCGGCCGGCACCTACTACCTCGCCGGGCCCGGCATGTTCTCCGACGACCACGGCTCCATCGTCCACCCGCTCGACGGCCACGGCTACCTCCGCTCCTTCCGCTTCCACCCCGACGACGGCGTGCACTACGCCGCACG GTACGTGGAGACGGCGGCGAAGACGGAGGAGAAGGGTGACGGCGCGTCGTGGAGGTTCACGCACCGGGGCCCCTTCTCGGTGCTGCAGGGCGGGCACAGGGTGGGCAACGTGAAGGTGATGAAGAACGTGGCCAACACCAGCGTGCTCTGGTGGGGCGGCCGGCTGCTCTGCCTCTGGGAGGGCGGCATGCCGTACGAGCTCGACCCCAAGACGCTGGAGACCGTCGGCCCGTTCGACCTGCTCGCGCTCGGCGACCGCGCCGACGGGGCGGCCCCCGCTCGGCGCCGCCTGGGGCACCGGCGGCGGCCCTGGCTGGCGGAGGCCGGGCTCGACGTGGCCACCCGCTTGCTGCGCCCCGTGCTCAGTG GCGTGTTCAGCATGCCGCCCAAGCGGCTGCTGGCGCACTACAAGGTCGACCCCAAGCGCAACCGGCTGCTCATGGTGGCCTGCAACGCCGAGGACATGCTCCTCCCGCGCGCCAACTTCACTTTCTACG AGTTCGACGCCGGATTCAGGCTGGTGCAGAAGCGAGAGTTCGTGCTGCCGGCGCACCTCATGATCCACGACTGGGCCTTCACCGACTCCCACTACGTCGTCCTCGGCAACAGGATCAGGCTCGACATCCCGGGGTCGATGCTGGCCATGACGGGCACGCACCCCATGATCGCGGCGCTGACGCTGGACCCGGGCAGGCAGACCACGCCGGTCTACCTGCTGCCGCGCTCCACGGAGGCCGTGGCCAGCGGCCGCGACTGGACCGTGCCCGTCGAGGCGCCGTCGCAGATGTGGTCGCTGCACGTCGGCAACGCCTTCGAGGAGGACAACGCCCGCGGCGGCCTCGACCTGCACCTGCACATGTCGGGCTGCTCCTACGACTGGTTCCATTTCCACAGGATGTTCG GTTACAACTGGAAGAACAAGAAGCTGGACCCTGCCTTCATGAACGCGGTAAAGACCAAGGAAATGCTGCCTCGCCTCGTAAAG GTGGCAATTGAGCTCGACAAGAGAGGAGGAGCATACCGGAGATGCTCCGTGAAGAGACTGTCTGATCAGTGGAACAGACCGGCAGACTTCCCCGCGATAAATCCAGGCTATGCCAACAAGAGGAATAGGTTCATTTACGCGGGCGCTGCCTCCGGTTCTCGCAAACTACTCCCATATTTTCCGTTTGACAGCGTGGTGAAGGTCGATGTCTCGAATGGGTCGGCGAGGCGCTGGTCTTCCGAGGGGCGCAAGTTCGTCGGGGAGCCGGTCTTCATCCCCACCGGCGGTGGGGAGGAGGATCACGGCTATGTTCTTCTGGTAGAG TATGCGGTATCCGAGGACAGATGTAACCTGGTGGTGTTGGATGCAAGGAAGATAGGGAAAAGAGGTGCACTTGTGGCAAAACTTGAAGTACCAAAGCACCTCACCTTCCCAATGGGATTCCATGGGTTTTGGGCTGATAAATGA
- the LOC123054248 gene encoding uncharacterized protein produces the protein MVVHVVYRRRENSWRGADSSVRFLGAAMSSNPPSKHQVRLAGRGGIGYAPTSPAGARNGGLSLRATSPPPPTVSIASVAGWDSIKLRLDGEEGLKEFLAVGTEEDAAVYASKWPAGGDEVTFDAPPTDEEVHAAVASIQQVFENPSGVESDALELQALALPIAGLSSSGMFVNYFAADSDASEKQTVQLANLGNSPSNIGLDDCTESGTLALNSTALMTREHQNVLDAFQLLKEDASVQKMVMALSTDKAVWDAVMNNEVVQEFKKSFQDAKETDNKGRSSAPPGMMQWVLENTQAKIKEFLEKILQLVHTLFQAQSMDYDLSDDVVRMSFMLSVFVFIVVTIARIK, from the exons ATGGTGGTCCACGTCGTGTACAGGAGGCGGGAGAACAGCTGGAGGGGGGCCGACTCGTCTGTCAGGTTCCTGGGCGCCGCCATGAGCAGCAACCCGCCGAGCAAGCACCAGGTCCGCCTCGCCGGCCGCGGCGGCATCGGCTACGCCCCCACCTCCCCCGCGGGCGCGCGCAACGGAGGCCTCTCTCTGCGCgccacctccccgccgccgccgaccgtctCCATCGCCTCCGTCGCTGGCTGGGATTCTATCAAGCTGCGGCTCGACGGCGAGGAGGGGCTGAAGGAGTTCTTGGCCGTCGGGACAGAGGAGGACGCAGCGGTTTACGCGAGCAAGTGGCCGGCTGGCGGGGATGAGGTGACGTTCGACGCCCCGCCTACAGATGAGGAggtccacgccgccgtcgccaGCATCCAGCA GGTATTTGAGAATCCTTCGGGTGTGGAATCTGACGCACTCGAGTTACAAGCGCTCGCACTGCCCATCGCAGGACTCTCTTCATCTGGGATGTTTGTTAACTATTTCGCTGCCGATTCTGATGCGTCCGAGAAGCAAACCGTCCAATTAGCCAACTTAGGGAATTCTCCATCCAACATTGGATTAGACGATTGCACTGAATCTGGCACACTTGCACTTAACTCAACTGCTCTTATGACAAGGGAACATCAAAATGTACTGGATGCATTCCAGCTGTTGAAAGAAGATGCCTCTGTTCAG AAAATGGTTATGGCCTTGTCAACTGATAAAGCTGTATGGGACGCTGTCATGAACAATGAGGTGGTGCAAGAATTTAAGAAGTCCTTCCAGGATG CTAAGGAAACTGATAACAAGGGGAGGTCTAGTGCTCCTCCTGGAATGATGCAATGGGTCTTGGAGAACACCCAGGCGAAGATTAAGGAGTTCCTTGAGAAGATACTTCAGCTCGTGCACACGCTCTTCCAGGCCCAGAGCATGGACTACGATTTGTCTGACGATGTTGTGAGAATGTCCTTCATGCTCTCGGTGTTCGTCTTCATCGTCGTAACAATAGCTCGCATAAAGTGA
- the LOC123054249 gene encoding acetylglutamate kinase encodes MLLTKPQLSSSLLASTPLFNPTSNPNHAKPIAASPSPRRRLRISAASTAVSPGATALSRVDVLSEALPFIQRFKGKTVVVKYGGAAMKSPELQSSVIRDLVLLSCVGLRPILVHGGGPEINSWLLRVGVEPQFRNGLRVTDALTMEVVEMVLVGKVNKNLVSLINLAGGTAVGLCGKDARLITARPSPNAAALGFVGEVARVDATVLHPIIASGHIPVIATVAADETGQAYNINADTAAGEIAAAVGAEKLLLLTDVSGILADRNDPGSLVKEIDIAGVRQMVSGGQVAGGMIPKVECCVRALAQGVHTASIIDGRVPHSLLLEILTDEGTGTMITG; translated from the coding sequence atgcTGCTCACGAAGCCCCAGCTCTCTTCCTCTCTGCTCGCATCCACGCCGCTCTTTAACCCCACATCCAATCCCAACCACGCCAAGCCAatcgccgcctccccctccccccgccgccgcctccgcatcTCCGCCGCATCCACGGCTGTTTCGCCGGGGGCGACGGCGCTCAGCCGCGTCGACGTGCTCTCGGAGGCGCTCCCCTTCATCCAGCGCTTCAAGGGCAAGACGGTGGTGGTCAAGTACGGCGGCGCCGCGATGAAGTCCCCCGAGCTGCAGTCGTCCGTGATCCGCGACCTCGTCCTCCTCTCCTGCGTCGGCCTCCGCCCCATCCTCGTCCACGGCGGCGGGCCCGAGATCAACTCCTGGCTGCTCCGCGTCGGCGTCGAGCCGCAGTTCCGCAACGGCCTCCGCGTCACCGACGCGCTCACCATGGAGGTCGTCGAGATGGTGCTCGTTGGCAAGGTCAACAAGAATCTCGTCTCCCTCATCAACCTCGCCGGCGGCACTGCCGTCGGCCTCTGCGGCAAGGACGCCCGCCTCAttaccgcgcgcccctcccccaacGCCGCAGCCCTTGGGTTCGTTGGCGAAGTCGCGCGGGTGGACGCCACAGTCCTCCACCCCATCATCGCCTCTGGCCACATCCCGGTCATTGCCACCGTTGCCGCCGACGAGACAGGGCAGGCCTACAACATCAACGCGGATACGGCGGCAGGTGAGATTGCCGCTGCGGTGGGCGCCGAGAAATTGCTACTGCTCACAGATGTGTCGGGGATACTGGCGGACCGTAATGACCCTGGGAGCCTGGTGAAGGAGATTGATATCGCTGGGGTGCGGCAGATGGTATCCGGTGGGCAGGTAGCTGGTGGAATGATCCCAAAGGTGGAGTGCTGCGTGCGAGCTCTCGCCCAGGGTGTGCACACTGCAAGCATCATCGATGGGCGTGTCCCGCACTCGCTGTTGCTCGAGATTCTCACAGATGAGGGCACTGGCACAATGATCACCGGCTAA